One segment of Parvularcula sp. IMCC14364 DNA contains the following:
- a CDS encoding NnrU family protein, which yields MSHLPLIIGLILFLGVHRIPAMPGLRASLHERFGAGGYKGLFSLGSFLGLGLIIWGFGLARQAPVSLYVPPAWLANFTAELMIPVFILLVAYGLPGRIAAFTRHPMLLAIKIWALAHLFSNGLLHEVLLFGGFLVWAILDRISLKKRGVAGATVGARPMVYDGVALFGGLAAYVIFMIWLHPLLIGVPAVY from the coding sequence ATGTCTCACCTGCCGCTTATCATCGGGCTGATCCTTTTTCTCGGCGTTCACCGAATTCCGGCGATGCCGGGCTTGCGCGCCAGCCTGCATGAGCGCTTTGGTGCGGGCGGCTACAAGGGACTGTTTTCACTCGGCTCTTTCCTTGGCCTTGGCCTCATCATCTGGGGGTTCGGCCTCGCCCGGCAGGCGCCGGTGTCCCTATACGTGCCGCCAGCCTGGCTCGCCAATTTTACCGCAGAGTTGATGATCCCGGTATTCATCCTGCTGGTTGCTTATGGCCTGCCGGGGCGCATTGCCGCGTTCACCCGGCACCCGATGCTGCTGGCAATAAAAATCTGGGCCCTCGCCCACTTGTTCAGCAACGGGTTATTGCATGAAGTCCTGCTGTTTGGCGGGTTTCTCGTCTGGGCCATTCTCGACCGGATTTCCCTGAAAAAACGCGGCGTGGCCGGCGCGACGGTTGGGGCCCGCCCCATGGTCTATGACGGTGTGGCCCTGTTTGGCGGGCTCGCTGCCTATGTCATCTTCATGATCTGGCTGCATCCGCTGCTGATCGGCGTCCCGGCGGTCTATTAG
- a CDS encoding SDR family NAD(P)-dependent oxidoreductase, with the protein MESLRDKFTAIVIGASGGIGSAACAELKKNPRCGTLVALSRESAPALDLTDSASIADAAAQVKKNHGTADLVFVASGILAPAGKGPEKSIRHLDMADMSEVFAINALGPALVARHFAPLLPRDSKSVLAFLSARVGSISDNRLGGWISYRAAKAALNQIVRTTAIDVARSRPSSVCLALHPGTVDTALSSDFTTAYEKFTPAESARQLLQVMDQKSPSQSGGFFAYDGEKIEW; encoded by the coding sequence ATGGAAAGTCTGCGCGATAAGTTCACCGCCATTGTCATCGGGGCCAGTGGCGGCATCGGCAGCGCGGCCTGCGCCGAGCTGAAAAAAAATCCGCGTTGCGGCACCCTCGTCGCCCTGTCCCGCGAAAGCGCCCCGGCGCTGGACCTGACGGACTCGGCCAGCATCGCCGACGCTGCGGCGCAGGTGAAAAAAAATCATGGCACAGCCGATCTGGTATTCGTCGCCAGTGGCATCCTCGCCCCGGCTGGCAAGGGACCGGAAAAAAGCATCCGCCATCTCGATATGGCCGACATGTCAGAAGTCTTCGCCATCAACGCCCTCGGGCCGGCGCTGGTCGCACGCCATTTCGCGCCGCTATTGCCCCGAGACAGCAAGTCAGTACTGGCGTTCCTGTCCGCACGGGTCGGCTCCATCAGCGATAACCGCCTGGGCGGCTGGATTTCCTACCGCGCCGCCAAGGCCGCCCTGAACCAGATTGTCCGTACAACCGCTATTGATGTAGCCCGCAGCCGACCTTCATCGGTCTGCCTTGCCCTGCATCCAGGGACTGTGGACACAGCCCTGAGCAGTGACTTCACCACGGCATATGAAAAATTCACCCCGGCTGAGAGCGCCCGGCAGTTACTGCAGGTCATGGACCAGAAAAGCCCGTCACAAAGCGGCGGCTTTTTCGCCTATGACGGGGAGAAGATAGAATGGTAA